Proteins co-encoded in one Cyanobacteria bacterium GSL.Bin1 genomic window:
- the trpC gene encoding indole-3-glycerol phosphate synthase TrpC, with the protein MQIRRRPPNPAVNVDTVRYQVAFPNDEPQNILEKIVWQKEKEVDRQREKLPFLQLGKQVKENAPPVRDFLGALQHGNRNPALIAEVKKASPSKGVIRDNFDPIALAKTYEQAGASCLSVLTDVEFFQGSFENLGLAREAVNLPVLCKEFIIYPYQIYQARLVGADAILLIVAILNDQDLNYFVKIINSLGMTPLVEVHTLEELDRALNIDGITVIGINNRNLEDFSVNLQTTTTLIEQRQEQLNRKGITLVSESGLHTAEDLRRVEQAGASAVLIGESLLVKPNPSDAISALYNW; encoded by the coding sequence ATGCAAATTAGAAGACGACCTCCAAACCCCGCCGTTAATGTTGATACGGTTCGCTACCAAGTGGCATTTCCGAATGATGAACCGCAAAATATTCTCGAAAAAATTGTTTGGCAAAAAGAGAAAGAAGTGGATCGCCAACGGGAAAAACTTCCCTTTCTCCAGTTAGGAAAACAAGTTAAAGAAAATGCTCCACCAGTACGAGATTTTTTGGGGGCTTTGCAGCATGGAAACCGAAATCCCGCATTGATTGCAGAAGTGAAAAAAGCTTCTCCCAGTAAAGGAGTGATTCGAGACAATTTCGATCCGATTGCGTTAGCCAAAACCTATGAGCAAGCAGGGGCAAGTTGTTTGTCGGTTCTCACTGATGTGGAATTTTTTCAGGGGAGTTTTGAAAATTTAGGCTTAGCTAGAGAGGCAGTTAATCTACCCGTTTTATGTAAGGAATTTATTATTTATCCTTACCAAATTTATCAAGCCCGGCTTGTGGGTGCGGATGCCATCTTATTAATTGTTGCCATCTTAAATGATCAAGATTTGAACTATTTTGTCAAGATTATTAATAGTTTAGGCATGACCCCGTTAGTGGAAGTCCATACTTTAGAAGAGCTCGATCGCGCCCTGAATATAGATGGCATTACCGTGATTGGCATTAATAACCGCAACTTAGAAGACTTCTCTGTCAATCTGCAAACAACGACGACCTTAATTGAGCAACGCCAAGAACAATTAAACCGCAAAGGCATTACCCTCGTTAGTGAATCCGGTTTGCATACCGCTGAAGATCTCAGAAGGGTAGAGCAAGCAGGGGCAAGTGCCGTGTTGATTGGAGAATCCCTACTCGTGAAACCTAATCCTAGCGATGCTATCAGCGCCCTGTATAATTGGTAG
- a CDS encoding PIN domain-containing protein — translation MTRFVLDCSVALSWCFEDESDPYADRVLDSLQETSAIVPQLWTLEVTNVLLVAERRFRITRAQTGRLVALLQALPINTDEQTAIRALESTLAIGRMEMLSAYDASYLELAIREGLPLATLDRQLAQAASNCGVSPYLI, via the coding sequence TTGACTCGTTTTGTTTTAGATTGCTCGGTTGCATTAAGCTGGTGTTTTGAAGATGAAAGCGATCCTTATGCTGATCGGGTCCTTGATTCTTTACAAGAGACAAGCGCGATCGTTCCGCAATTGTGGACGTTAGAAGTAACAAATGTTCTGTTAGTTGCAGAGCGTCGTTTCCGTATCACCCGCGCGCAAACGGGAAGATTAGTGGCGTTACTTCAAGCTTTACCGATTAACACGGATGAGCAAACAGCAATTCGTGCCCTAGAAAGCACTCTTGCCATTGGAAGAATGGAAATGCTCTCCGCCTACGATGCGTCATATCTAGAACTTGCGATCCGTGAGGGACTTCCCCTAGCAACTCTTGATCGTCAATTAGCACAAGCGGCTAGTAACTGCGGTGTTTCTCCGTATTTAATTTAG
- a CDS encoding GNAT family N-acetyltransferase — translation MTVPSASLPTGCLIRRATAQDQWRIRQLVLSAKLDPTQLRWQQFWVIEYKEKVIACGQLRSFENAQELGSLVVAKPWRDRGLGTALTQHLIEEATQPLYLECLGKRLAQFYARFGFVRVSWQALPRSLQLKFGLSQLAKTVLRLPVAIMVQQGQSKSPS, via the coding sequence ATGACAGTTCCTTCTGCTTCTTTACCCACTGGATGTCTGATTCGACGTGCCACTGCCCAGGATCAGTGGCGCATTCGCCAATTAGTGCTGAGTGCAAAGCTTGATCCGACGCAGTTGCGCTGGCAGCAATTTTGGGTGATTGAATATAAGGAAAAAGTGATTGCTTGTGGACAGTTACGCAGCTTTGAAAACGCCCAGGAATTAGGCAGTTTAGTCGTCGCAAAACCTTGGCGCGATCGCGGCTTAGGAACCGCTTTAACCCAACACCTAATTGAAGAAGCGACTCAGCCTCTTTATCTAGAATGTTTAGGGAAAAGACTGGCGCAGTTTTATGCTCGTTTTGGCTTTGTTCGTGTAAGTTGGCAAGCCTTACCGCGATCGCTGCAATTGAAATTTGGTCTATCGCAATTGGCAAAGACGGTATTAAGACTCCCTGTGGCAATTATGGTGCAGCAAGGGCAGTCTAAAAGTCCCTCTTAA
- the lpdA gene encoding dihydrolipoyl dehydrogenase: protein MAEFDYDLIILGAGVGGHGAALHAVKRGLKTAIIEAKDMGGTCVNRGCVPSKALLAASGRVRELQNSHHLESLGINVGNVNFDRATIANHAQSLVEKIRGDMSNSLDRLKVDTINGWGKLVAPQKVSILTEEGEKTITGRDIILSPGSTPFVPPGIQIDGKTVYTSDDALKLTSIPDWIAIIGSGYIGLEFSDIYSALGSEITMIEALDNLMPGFDRDIAKIAERVLIKPRDIETYTATLAKSVKPGSPVVIELADAKTKEVTEVLEVDAALVATGRIPATKNIGLDNLGVETDRRGFIPTNDHLQVTVNGEPVPNLWAIGDATGKMMLAHTASAQGISAVENICGDEHIVNYRAIPAAAFTHPEISYVGLTEDAAKELGKEEGFKVKSVRTYFKANSKALAEGEEDGVAKIIYRQDTGELLGAHIIGMHASDLIQEAANAIASGQPVQNLAFNVHTHPTLSEVLDEAFKRAEVKA, encoded by the coding sequence GTGGCTGAATTTGATTATGATCTAATCATTCTTGGTGCAGGAGTCGGTGGACACGGCGCAGCCCTTCATGCCGTCAAACGCGGACTCAAAACGGCCATCATTGAAGCAAAAGATATGGGAGGCACTTGTGTCAATCGCGGTTGCGTGCCCTCGAAAGCCCTACTCGCTGCATCTGGACGAGTCAGAGAATTACAAAATTCCCATCACCTAGAAAGTTTAGGAATTAATGTCGGCAACGTTAACTTTGATCGCGCTACGATTGCTAACCATGCCCAAAGCCTGGTAGAAAAAATTCGCGGGGATATGAGCAATAGCTTAGATCGCCTGAAAGTTGATACCATCAATGGCTGGGGCAAACTCGTTGCGCCGCAAAAAGTCAGTATCCTCACTGAAGAAGGGGAAAAAACAATTACGGGACGGGATATTATTCTCTCTCCCGGTTCAACGCCTTTCGTCCCCCCTGGTATTCAAATTGATGGTAAAACCGTTTATACCAGTGATGATGCGCTGAAATTAACCTCGATTCCTGATTGGATTGCGATTATCGGTAGTGGTTACATTGGCTTAGAATTTTCTGATATTTATTCGGCACTGGGATCAGAAATTACGATGATTGAGGCGCTCGATAATCTCATGCCAGGCTTTGATCGCGATATTGCTAAAATTGCCGAACGAGTGTTGATCAAACCCCGTGATATTGAAACCTACACCGCCACGCTAGCGAAAAGTGTCAAGCCTGGTTCTCCGGTTGTTATTGAACTAGCGGATGCCAAAACCAAGGAAGTAACCGAAGTTCTGGAAGTGGATGCGGCGTTAGTGGCAACGGGAAGAATTCCCGCCACGAAAAACATTGGCTTAGATAATCTGGGGGTAGAAACAGATCGTCGCGGTTTTATTCCGACGAACGACCATTTACAAGTCACTGTTAATGGTGAACCAGTTCCCAATTTATGGGCAATTGGCGATGCCACCGGCAAAATGATGTTAGCTCATACTGCTTCGGCACAAGGCATTTCTGCGGTTGAAAATATCTGTGGCGATGAACATATTGTCAATTATCGGGCGATTCCTGCGGCTGCCTTTACCCATCCCGAAATTAGTTATGTCGGGTTAACGGAAGATGCAGCAAAAGAATTAGGCAAAGAGGAAGGATTTAAAGTAAAATCGGTTCGCACCTACTTCAAAGCCAATTCTAAAGCCCTTGCAGAAGGAGAAGAAGATGGCGTCGCAAAAATTATCTATCGTCAAGATACCGGAGAATTACTCGGGGCACATATTATTGGGATGCACGCTTCCGATTTAATTCAAGAAGCAGCCAACGCGATCGCGTCGGGTCAACCGGTACAAAACTTAGCCTTTAATGTCCACACCCATCCCACCCTTTCTGAAGTGTTAGATGAAGCGTTCAAACGAGCAGAAGTTAAGGCTTAA
- a CDS encoding type II toxin-antitoxin system prevent-host-death family antitoxin — protein MKTVGAYEAKTHLPKLLDEVAAGEQITITKHGHPVALLTPLPKPTSPDVSTVIQGLRTLRREMTLAGLSVRQMIEEGRRF, from the coding sequence ATGAAAACAGTTGGCGCCTATGAAGCAAAAACTCATTTGCCTAAGTTATTAGATGAAGTGGCTGCGGGAGAACAAATTACAATTACTAAACACGGGCATCCTGTTGCTCTGCTAACCCCCCTTCCCAAACCAACCTCTCCTGATGTCTCCACTGTGATTCAAGGATTACGGACTTTACGTCGTGAAATGACATTAGCCGGATTATCAGTCCGACAAATGATTGAAGAAGGGAGACGGTTTTGA